The genome window GGCAGACATGGCTATCATCAAGAAAGCATCGGCTCATTGGGAAGGTGACCTGAAAACCGGTATCGGCTCCATCTCCACGGAAACCGGTGTGTTGCGCGAAGCGCCGTATGGCTTCAAGGCACGATTCGAAGGCGGCAAAGGGACCAACCCCGAGGAGTTGATCGGCGCGGCCCATGCTGGCTGCTTTTCCATGGCCTTTTCGATGATCCTCGGCGATGCCGGGCTCAAGGCCGACAGCATCGACACCAACGCCGAAGTGACCCTGGACCAGGTCGAGGGCGGTTTTGCGATCACGGCGGTCAAGCTGGTGCTCAAGGCGAAAATCCCCGGTGCCAGCCAGGCGCAATTCGATGAGCTGAGCAAGAAGGCCAAGGAAGGGTGTCCGGTTTCCAAGGTGCTGAACGCCAACATCACCCTGGATGCGACGCTGGTGAGCTGACGCATGCAAGGATCGCAGCCTTTGCAGCGTTGGCGAAGGCTGCGTTTTTTGAATGCGGTCGAGCTGTTTACCCTGGCGCAATTATGGTCGAATGAAGCCGCAGTTTCAGCGCACAGGCAGTGCGCGCTGCCATGAGGAATTCGAACATGAAACGATCAGCCCTGGTGGTCATCGGCTGCGCATTCGCGACATCAGCCCTTGCCGCCCCCAAATCCTGTGAAGAGCTGAAAGCGGAAATCGAAGCGAAGATCCAGGCCAATAACGTATCGTCCTACACGCTGGAAATCGTCACGAATGACGAAGTCCACGACCAGAACATGGTGGTGGGCACTTGCGAAAACGGCACGAAGAAAATCATTTACCAGAAGAACGACCGCTAGGGCGTCCTACGGAACACAGTTGACTTGTCGCTCTTCGGCCACGATTTGACGCTTGGCATCATAGAGCCGGGCGCTGGGTGTGAATGCCAGGTTGCGAGCCTCCAGCCGATAGCGTTGGCCGGCCTCGAAATGGTCGTAACGCACGAGCATGTAGCACAGCCGTTCTTGCGGTTCGGCTTGCATGCCCAGGCCACCGCCACTGAACACTTCGAAGTCGAAGCGCACTTTCAATTCGTGGCTGCCCGGCGAAACCTGAAAGATCCGTCCGTCTCGCAATCGCTGGCCGTCCAGGCTTTCAGCCATCAGCATTTTTCCGCCCGGCATGGGGGTCGCGAAATCAACCCACGCCATGTTCGGGTCGACCTGGGGCAGCGGGCTCGTTGCACAACCGCTCATGGAGACCAGGGCCAGTAACAGCAAGGATAAGCGCATCGTGAGTTTCCTTAAAACCGGACACTGAGCATAGCGCCAATCACGTTTGTTGGCAGCCCGCCGGCGTACCTTGCCCCACCACTTTGCGCTGCTGATCGTACAGCTTGGCCCACGGTCGGAAACCAATGCTGCCGGCCTGCAGCTGGTAACGTTGGCCGGCGTTGAAGTCCTTGAATTTCAGGTTCAACCGGCAATCGCGCCACAGCGGCTCGGCATCCGGGCCGATGTTGCCGGGCTCGACGGCAAATTGATAACGCACCGTCAGCTCATGGCTGCCGGGTTGCACTTCGAAATAACGCCGGTCAATGGACATCTTGTCATCGACTTCCAGCGCTTGTAGCGCGGTGTCCTGCTGGTTCCCCAGGTCGATCCACGCCTGGGAGGGATCAGGATCAGGCAAACCGGCGCAACCGGTCAGCAGCAACAGGCCACTCGTCAGCATCAACACGCGCATAGCGAAGCTCCAGGCAAGCGAGATAGTCTGTGGGCAGACTTCCCAGGGTGATTCCAATTGATCAGGCCGCGTTCAAGCCATCGGTTACTCGACCGTGTTTTCCAGATTTTGTTTCCAGGCCTCCTGCTTTTGTTACTGAACGGTTGCAGTAGCGTCGGTTACTACAGCCAGCTCGTCGGCGGACAGCTGCGGTTGTTGCAAGCCCGAGAGCCTATCGACCAAGTCATCGCCGACCCCGCTCGCGATCCCCAACTCAAGGCGCACCTGGCCCAGGCGCGCGAGGCACGGACGTTTGCCAGCGATCACCTGCATTTACCGGACAATCGAAGCTATCGCCTGTATGCGGATATAGGCCGGCCATTCGTCGTCTGGAATGTCTTTGCCACGCCAGAATTTTCCCTGGCGCCGCAGAATCATTGTTTCCCCATTGCCGGTTGCGTGGCTTATCGCGGTTATTACAGCCAGGGCGCCGCCCGTGGCGAGGCCGCGTTGCAGCGCTTGCAGGGCATGGACGTGGCAATTGGCGGTGTGGAGGCCTATTCGACGCTGGGCTGGTTCAACGATCCGATCCTGAGCTCGATGATGCACTGGGGCGACGAACGCCTGGCGACGCTGATCTTTCATGAACTGGCGCACCAGCGGTTTTATGTAAAGGACGACACCGAATTCAATGAGTCCTTCGCCACCTTCGTTGAACAGGAAGGCACCCGGCAATGGCGTGCCAGTCGTGGGTTGGCGCCGGATAACGGCAAGCAGGTGCGCCAGCGCGACCAGTTCATCCAACTGGTCCTCGACACCCGCCAGCGCCTGGAAACCCTCTACGCCCAGCCCCTGACAGCCGAACAGATGCGCCAACGCAAAGCTGAGGAGTTCGAGCGCCTGCGTGCGGACTATGTGCAAATGCGCGACACCCAGTGGGCGGGCGACAAACGCTATGACGCCTGGGTCTACGCGCCACTGAACAATGCGCGACTATTGCCGTTCGGGCTGTATGACCAGTGGGTGCCGGCATTTGCGGCGCTGTTCAGGCGCGAGGGCGGTGATTGGGTTGCCTTTTATGCTGCGGTGGAAAAGCTGGGCGAATTGCCGATCGAAGCGCGCAAGGCGGCCTTGAAGGTATTGGCGCAGCCGAAGACTTCCGCTGACTAGGCGGACGTCATCGCGAGCAAGCTCGCTCCCACACTTGTTCGTCGTTATGCATGCCATCAGGCTTGACGCCGTTCCTACGTGGGAGCGAGCTTGCTCGCGATGACGACAGTACCGACACCATTGAAGCAAGCTGACTCACCGCTATCGCGAGCAAGCTCGCTCCCACATTGGATGCCTGGCTACAGCCAGCAACCCCGCACAAAAAAGGGCATACCGACTCATCGATATGCCCTTTTGATTGCCGCTTTCTTCCCCCCGGCCGAGGTACTCGTAGCGATTATGGGTTGACGCTTTCTTTCAAGGACTTGCCTGGTTTGAAGGCAACGGTGTTGCTGGCCTTGATCTTCACCGGCTCACCGGTCTGTGGGTTTTTGCCAGTGCGGGCGCCGCGGTGGCGTTGCAGGAAAGTGCCGAAGCCCACCAGGGTAACGCTGTCCTTGCGGTGCAGGGCGCCGGTGATTTCTTCCAGGACGGCGTTGAGGACGCGGTTGGCTTGTTCTTTGGTGAGGTCTGCTTTTTCCGCGATAGCGGCGGCGAGTTCTGGTTTACGCATGAATGAAGCCCCTTTGACGGTTTTTTTGTTGTTATGTCCGTGCTGCTCTCTTTGGAACAGCCCCTAAGGCGCCGCAGGCTCTACTCTGCGGCAGACGGAAGTGAGGATGGCACGGTGCCGAAAACGGCGCCAGTGTCCGGGCGACCTTTGTGGGACCAAAAGTAGGGTTTTTGCGACAGAACGACCAGTATTTACGCCAGCAGGGCTGGAAGCTCCTTGTTCAGCGCCAGTTTCTCCATCACCGCCGTGCCTGTCAGGGCATAACCCAACAGGTTGCCTTGAGCGTCGCGGCACAGCGCCTTGATGTCCGCCCCCTGCCCCTCGACGCTCCACACGCCCTCGCGGCCTCGCGGTGGCGGCGACACCACCAAGGGGCACACCGGGGTTTTTACGGTAATCGGCATGGGGCCGTAGCTGACGGCAGTCGGGTTGCCGGCCAGGGTTTGGGCCAGGGCCCTGGCGCAACTCATCAGCGGCATGACATACAGCAGGTTCAAGCCGTCGACCTCGGCGCAGTCGCCCAGGGCGTAGATATTGGCGTGAGAGGTCTTCAGGTGACGGTCGACCACGACACCACGGTTGACCACCAGGCCGGCCGCGGCTGCCAGGTCGATACGGGGACGCAGGCCGATGGCCGAGACCACCAGGTCGCAGGCAATCACCTGGCCGTCGGACAGATGCGCCTCCAGACCGTCGGCGACCTTCTGCAAGCGGTTGAGCACAGGGCCCAAGTGGAAGCGCGCACCGAGGCTTTCCAGCCCGGCCTGGACCGCTGCCGCGGCGGCCGGGTGCAGCAGCGTCGGCATGACTTGCTCGCACGGCGCCACCAGTTGTACTTCGTAGCCACCCAGGCTCAGGTCGTTGGCGAACTCGCAGCCAATCAGGCCGGCACCCAGCAACAACACCCGACGCTTGCCGGCCGCCGCGGCCCTGAAGCGTGCGTAGTCTTCCAGGTCGTTGATGGGGAAGATCAGGTCCGCGCCATCGCCCTGTACCGGCACGCGCACGGTTTCGGCGCCCCAGGCCAGGATCAGGTCGCGGTAGTTCACCGCCTCTTCGCCGATCCATAGCCGTTTGTGGCCCGGATCGATGCCGCTGATGCGGGTATGGGTGCGCACTTCGGCCTTGAGTTGCTCGGCCATGGCCCCCGGCTCGGCCATGCTCAGGCCGTCGGCGTCTTTGTTCTTGCCAAAGCCTGTGGAGAGCATCGGCTTGGAATACGAGCGACCGTCGTCCGCAGTGATCAGCAGCAACGGGGTTTCGCTGTCGAGCTTGCGAAACTCCCGGGCCAGGTTATAACCGGCCAGGCCTGTACCGACGATGACGACAGGTGCGCTCATGTTGCTCTCCATTTGATGAAACGATCAGTTGATTTCGATCATTTCGAAATCCATTTTGCCGACGCCGCAGTCCGGGCACAGCCAGTCTGCCGGTACATCCTCCCAGCGGGTGCCGGGCGCGATGCCATCGTCAGGCCAGCCGTCAGCTTCGTTGTAGATCAGGCCGCAGACGATACATTGCCACTTCTTCATTCCAATACTTCCTCAAGATGTCAGGCCTTGGCCGGTATTTTCCGGCTCAGGGCCGTTTTGTACTGATCGGTTGCGACAGATGCAAGCACGATCAGCAGGGCAGCCGGCCGGGCCCGTCAAAACCCGCGACCGACATGGTAAGCTCGCGGCCTCATTTGCTGCCATTCAAGACCTCTGTGCCGCATACAAATTCGATATTTCCTACACTCCAATGGCTGCCCCAGCACCTGCTGTCGCCCCGCCCCGATGCGGGTGTGCTCGATTGGCTGTTCGACGAAGGCTCCCTGACCCGGCGCCTCACGCGCCTGTCGGACGGCCATTTCAGCGTGACGCCGCTGTTCGAAGGCTGGCAGCCGTTACGCGCCGACGAATGTGCCGCCCTGGACCTGGCCGAGGGCAGCGAGGGCTGGGTACGCGAAGTGTATCTGCGCGGCCGCGACCAGCCTTGGGTGTTCGCCCGCAGTGTGGCGGCGCGCAGCGCCTTGCAGGGTGACGGGTTGCAGATGGACGAACTGGGCAGCCGCTCCCTGGGCGAATTGCTGTTTTGCGACCAGGCGTTCCAGCGCCGGGCCATCGAGGTTTGCCATTACCCCGAGGCCGGGTTGCCGGAAGACGTCCGCGCCAGCGGGCTGTGGGGTCGCCGTTCACGTTTCGATCGCGGTGCGTTGAGCGTGCTGGTGGCGGAAATCTTCCTGCCACGCTTGTGGACCGTCGCCCGCGCCTATTCGGAGAATTTCTGATGTACGTGCAACTGCTCAAATCCTTGAATCGCCTGAATCCACGGGCGTGGGACTTCGTGCAACTGACCCGTATGGACAAGCCCATCGGCATCTACCTGCTGCTGTGGCCGACGCTGTGGGCGTTGTGGATTGCCGGTGAAGGCTCGCCGTCCATCGCCAACGTGGTGATTTTCGTCCTCGGCGTGGTGCTGACCCGCGCCGGCGGCTGTGTGATCAATGACTGGGCCGACCGCAAGGTCGACGGCCACGTCAAACGCACCGAGCAGCGCCCGCTGGTGAGCGGCAAGATCAGTTCGAAAGAAGCGCTGGTGTTCTTCGCCGTGCTGATGAGCGTGAGCTTCCTGCTGGTGCTGTGCACCAATGCACCGACCATCCTGTTGTCCCTCGGGGGCCTGGCGCTGGCGTTCAGCTACCCGTTCATGAAGCGCTATACCTACTACCCGCAAGTGGTGCTGGGCGCGGCATTCTCCTGGGGCATGCCGATGGCGTTCACTGCCGAAACCGGACATCTGCCGGCGGCCGCGTGGTTGCTGTACATCGCCAACCTGCTGTGGACGGTGGGCTACGACACCTATTACGCCATGACCGACCGGGACGATGACCTGCGCATCGGCGTGAAGTCCACGGCGATCCTGTTTGGCGATGCCGATCGGGTGATCATCCTGACGCTGCAAGGCCTGGCCTTGGCTTGCCTGCTGCTGGCCGGATCGAAATTCCAGCTGGGCGGCTGGTTCCACCTGGGGCTGGTGGCCGCTGCCGCATGCTTCGCCTGGGAATTCTGGTACACCCGTGGCAGGGACCGGATGCGTTGCTTCCAGGCGTTCCTGCACAACCACTGGGCCGGGTTGGCGATTTTCGTGGGGATTGTGCTGGATTACGCGTTGCGCTGAGACCGCCGGTCCAACACTGAACCTTGGGTCATGAAAGGCTTTGTGGCGAGGGAGCTTGCTCCCGCTCGGTTGCGCAGCGACCGCAAGATTTTGGGACTGCTTCGCAGCCCAGCGGGAGCAAGCTCCCTCGCCACAAAAGCGTTTCGGGGTGGTCAGTCGGGCTTGGCGATATGCCAAACGCCGCCTTTCCCATCACCTTTCTTGTCGCCCGCCTTCTCGTCGTCGGCATAGGTGTACAGCGGATCGCCATCATAGGCCCATTGCGAAGCTCCATCGTCACGGGTGATAACGGTCCATTCTCCCGAAGGAGTGGCGGTACTTTCAGCCTTAAGCGGCGGCCACTTGACCGCGCATTCGCCATTACACGCAGACTTGCCATCCTTGTCCTTGTCAAATGTGTACA of Pseudomonas fluorescens contains these proteins:
- a CDS encoding rubredoxin; this encodes MKKWQCIVCGLIYNEADGWPDDGIAPGTRWEDVPADWLCPDCGVGKMDFEMIEIN
- a CDS encoding OsmC family protein; its protein translation is MAIIKKASAHWEGDLKTGIGSISTETGVLREAPYGFKARFEGGKGTNPEELIGAAHAGCFSMAFSMILGDAGLKADSIDTNAEVTLDQVEGGFAITAVKLVLKAKIPGASQAQFDELSKKAKEGCPVSKVLNANITLDATLVS
- a CDS encoding HU family DNA-binding protein; its protein translation is MRKPELAAAIAEKADLTKEQANRVLNAVLEEITGALHRKDSVTLVGFGTFLQRHRGARTGKNPQTGEPVKIKASNTVAFKPGKSLKESVNP
- a CDS encoding aminopeptidase — protein: MIRPRSSHRLLDRVFQILFPGLLLLLLNGCSSVGYYSQLVGGQLRLLQAREPIDQVIADPARDPQLKAHLAQAREARTFASDHLHLPDNRSYRLYADIGRPFVVWNVFATPEFSLAPQNHCFPIAGCVAYRGYYSQGAARGEAALQRLQGMDVAIGGVEAYSTLGWFNDPILSSMMHWGDERLATLIFHELAHQRFYVKDDTEFNESFATFVEQEGTRQWRASRGLAPDNGKQVRQRDQFIQLVLDTRQRLETLYAQPLTAEQMRQRKAEEFERLRADYVQMRDTQWAGDKRYDAWVYAPLNNARLLPFGLYDQWVPAFAALFRREGGDWVAFYAAVEKLGELPIEARKAALKVLAQPKTSAD
- a CDS encoding NAD(P)/FAD-dependent oxidoreductase — its product is MSAPVVIVGTGLAGYNLAREFRKLDSETPLLLITADDGRSYSKPMLSTGFGKNKDADGLSMAEPGAMAEQLKAEVRTHTRISGIDPGHKRLWIGEEAVNYRDLILAWGAETVRVPVQGDGADLIFPINDLEDYARFRAAAAGKRRVLLLGAGLIGCEFANDLSLGGYEVQLVAPCEQVMPTLLHPAAAAAVQAGLESLGARFHLGPVLNRLQKVADGLEAHLSDGQVIACDLVVSAIGLRPRIDLAAAAGLVVNRGVVVDRHLKTSHANIYALGDCAEVDGLNLLYVMPLMSCARALAQTLAGNPTAVSYGPMPITVKTPVCPLVVSPPPRGREGVWSVEGQGADIKALCRDAQGNLLGYALTGTAVMEKLALNKELPALLA
- the ubiA gene encoding 4-hydroxybenzoate octaprenyltransferase, which produces MYVQLLKSLNRLNPRAWDFVQLTRMDKPIGIYLLLWPTLWALWIAGEGSPSIANVVIFVLGVVLTRAGGCVINDWADRKVDGHVKRTEQRPLVSGKISSKEALVFFAVLMSVSFLLVLCTNAPTILLSLGGLALAFSYPFMKRYTYYPQVVLGAAFSWGMPMAFTAETGHLPAAAWLLYIANLLWTVGYDTYYAMTDRDDDLRIGVKSTAILFGDADRVIILTLQGLALACLLLAGSKFQLGGWFHLGLVAAAACFAWEFWYTRGRDRMRCFQAFLHNHWAGLAIFVGIVLDYALR
- a CDS encoding chorismate--pyruvate lyase family protein, giving the protein MPHTNSIFPTLQWLPQHLLSPRPDAGVLDWLFDEGSLTRRLTRLSDGHFSVTPLFEGWQPLRADECAALDLAEGSEGWVREVYLRGRDQPWVFARSVAARSALQGDGLQMDELGSRSLGELLFCDQAFQRRAIEVCHYPEAGLPEDVRASGLWGRRSRFDRGALSVLVAEIFLPRLWTVARAYSENF
- a CDS encoding DUF1161 domain-containing protein → MKRSALVVIGCAFATSALAAPKSCEELKAEIEAKIQANNVSSYTLEIVTNDEVHDQNMVVGTCENGTKKIIYQKNDR